A stretch of Streptococcus sp. oral taxon 061 DNA encodes these proteins:
- the rsmB gene encoding 16S rRNA (cytosine(967)-C(5))-methyltransferase RsmB yields the protein MTKVETARSVALNVLEDVLVNQAYSNIALNKHLKGSQLSVADKGLVTELVYGTVARKLTLEWYLSHFIEDRDKLDSWLYVLLLMSVYQLQYLDKLPDHAVVNEAVEIAKLRKKGSEKLVNAVLRRILREGLPDIDSIKRKNKRDSIAYSLPVWLISKLKEEYGEERAQAIFESLLQRNKASIRVTDLSRKEEIKTLLDASDSILSAAGLVKEQGHFASHDLFTEGAITIQDESSQLVAPTLDLQGDEQVLDACAAPGGKTAHMASYLMTGQVTALDLYDHKLTLIQENAERLGVEDRVQTQKLDARKVHEFFGKDQFDKILVDAPCSGIGLLRRKPDIKYNKDTADFTSLQEIQLEILGSVCQTLRKGGIITYSTCTIVSEENFQVVQAFLESHPEFEQVKLEHECKDILKDGCILITPELYGSDGFFISQFRKISD from the coding sequence GTGACTAAAGTAGAAACGGCTAGAAGTGTAGCCTTGAATGTACTTGAGGACGTTCTTGTCAATCAAGCATACTCCAATATCGCCTTAAATAAACACCTTAAGGGAAGTCAACTGTCAGTAGCAGATAAGGGGTTGGTGACAGAACTTGTTTATGGAACCGTAGCTCGTAAACTAACTTTAGAATGGTATTTGTCTCACTTTATTGAGGATAGAGACAAGCTAGACAGCTGGCTCTATGTTTTGCTTCTCATGAGCGTCTATCAACTCCAATACTTGGATAAGCTTCCTGATCATGCAGTGGTCAATGAAGCGGTAGAAATTGCAAAACTTCGTAAAAAGGGTAGCGAAAAACTAGTCAATGCTGTTTTGCGCCGTATTTTGCGTGAGGGTTTGCCTGATATTGACAGTATCAAGCGTAAGAACAAGCGTGATTCTATCGCCTACTCTTTGCCAGTTTGGTTGATTTCTAAGCTCAAGGAAGAGTATGGCGAAGAGCGAGCGCAAGCGATTTTTGAAAGTCTTTTACAACGTAACAAAGCCAGTATCCGTGTGACAGATTTGAGTCGCAAAGAGGAAATTAAAACTTTACTTGATGCCAGTGATTCGATTCTGTCAGCTGCTGGTTTGGTCAAGGAGCAAGGGCATTTTGCTAGTCATGATTTGTTTACTGAAGGGGCTATTACTATTCAGGATGAGTCTAGTCAGTTGGTTGCGCCAACACTAGATTTACAAGGAGATGAGCAGGTTTTAGATGCTTGTGCAGCTCCTGGCGGAAAGACAGCCCATATGGCGTCTTATCTAATGACAGGTCAGGTAACGGCTCTGGATCTCTACGACCATAAACTCACTTTGATTCAAGAAAATGCGGAGCGTTTAGGTGTAGAGGACCGTGTTCAAACGCAAAAACTGGACGCTCGAAAAGTGCATGAGTTTTTTGGCAAGGATCAATTTGATAAGATTTTAGTCGATGCCCCGTGCTCAGGGATAGGACTTTTACGTCGAAAACCAGATATCAAATACAACAAAGACACTGCTGATTTCACGTCATTACAGGAAATTCAGTTGGAAATATTAGGTAGTGTTTGTCAAACGCTACGTAAAGGTGGTATAATAACTTATAGTACCTGCACTATTGTCTCTGAAGAGAACTTTCAAGTTGTTCAAGCGTTTTTAGAAAGTCATCCAGAGTTCGAGCAGGTTAAACTAGAACACGAATGCAAGGATATCCTGAAAGATGGCTGCATCCTCATTACTCCAGAGTTGTATGGGAGTGATGGATTCTTTATCAGCCAATTTCGCAAGATATCCGATTAG
- a CDS encoding Stp1/IreP family PP2C-type Ser/Thr phosphatase translates to MEISLLTDVGQKRTNNQDYVNHFVNRAGHTMIILADGMGGHRAGNIASEMAVTDLGVAWVDTHIDTVNEVREWFAEHLEIENQKIYQLGRDEAYKGMGTTLEALAIIDNQAIYAHIGDSRIGLVRGEEYHQLTSDHSLVNELLKAGQLTPEEAEAHPQKNIITQSIGQKDEIQPDLGIVSLEPGDYIVMNSDGLTNMISGSEIYDIVTSDISLEDKAATLVRFANNAGGLDNITVALIAIEEESE, encoded by the coding sequence ATGGAGATTTCATTATTAACAGATGTTGGTCAGAAACGTACAAATAATCAAGACTATGTTAATCACTTTGTCAACCGTGCCGGTCACACAATGATTATCTTGGCTGACGGGATGGGAGGACACCGAGCTGGTAATATTGCTAGTGAGATGGCAGTAACAGATTTGGGTGTAGCCTGGGTTGATACTCACATCGATACCGTGAATGAAGTTCGTGAATGGTTTGCTGAACATCTAGAGATTGAAAATCAAAAGATTTACCAATTAGGTCGAGATGAAGCATATAAGGGGATGGGTACTACTCTAGAAGCCCTTGCAATCATTGATAATCAAGCTATCTATGCTCATATTGGCGATTCCCGTATCGGATTGGTTCGTGGTGAAGAATACCATCAATTAACGAGTGACCATTCTTTGGTGAATGAATTGCTCAAGGCAGGTCAATTAACACCTGAAGAAGCTGAAGCACATCCACAAAAGAATATCATCACCCAGTCTATCGGACAAAAAGATGAAATTCAACCTGATTTAGGAATTGTAAGCTTGGAACCAGGGGACTATATCGTTATGAACAGTGATGGTCTCACGAATATGATTTCAGGAAGTGAAATCTATGACATCGTGACAAGTGATATTTCACTTGAAGACAAGGCGGCAACCTTAGTACGTTTTGCAAACAATGCCGGAGGGCTTGATAACATTACTGTTGCCTTGATTGCGATTGAGGAGGAATCAGAATGA